In the genome of Afifella aestuarii, one region contains:
- a CDS encoding succinylglutamate desuccinylase/aspartoacylase family protein, with the protein MTVFNEKRPRKSTAFATIDFEHEGRQTGHIHIPHSPHDDAWGAVRIPIAVIKNGNGPTVLLTGGNHGDEHEGPIVLGELFRELRPEDISGRVIIVPALNLPAVRAAHRTSPVDRLNLNRTYPGDPAGTISQQISAFVCDRLYPIADAFIDLHSGGSSLDILPSAIVEPTRDPEHLKRNIEAVLAFDAPLTVVISNLGEERTSTAAAVHAGLTTVGTEMAGAGTVSLEALSIARRGVRNVLRHLGVIAGEPNKAQGERNVLEIPGERGYVFAPEAGVFEPFHANGTWVKKDQPAGRIHFVDNPTRAPLDLAYGQDGILYGRRHPGRVDPGNCCLVVAAPYQKDLT; encoded by the coding sequence TTGACCGTTTTCAATGAGAAGAGACCCCGCAAAAGCACGGCTTTTGCGACGATCGATTTCGAGCATGAAGGCCGCCAGACCGGCCATATTCACATTCCGCATTCGCCGCATGACGACGCCTGGGGGGCGGTGCGAATCCCCATCGCGGTGATCAAGAACGGCAATGGGCCGACGGTGCTCCTCACCGGCGGCAATCACGGTGACGAGCACGAGGGACCGATCGTGCTTGGCGAACTCTTCCGCGAATTGAGGCCGGAGGACATTTCGGGCCGCGTCATCATCGTGCCGGCGCTCAACCTGCCGGCCGTGCGGGCTGCGCATCGCACCTCGCCCGTCGATAGGCTCAACCTCAACCGCACCTATCCGGGCGATCCGGCCGGCACCATCTCGCAGCAGATTTCGGCCTTCGTCTGCGACCGCCTCTATCCGATCGCCGATGCGTTCATCGATCTGCATTCCGGCGGTTCTTCGCTCGACATTCTGCCGAGCGCCATCGTCGAGCCGACAAGGGACCCCGAGCATCTGAAGCGCAACATCGAGGCCGTGCTCGCCTTCGACGCGCCGCTGACCGTCGTCATCAGCAATCTCGGCGAGGAGCGGACCTCCACCGCGGCCGCCGTCCATGCGGGGCTGACCACGGTCGGCACGGAGATGGCCGGCGCGGGCACCGTCTCGCTCGAAGCGCTGTCGATTGCCAGACGCGGCGTGCGCAATGTGCTACGCCATCTCGGCGTCATCGCCGGAGAGCCAAACAAAGCGCAGGGAGAACGGAACGTCCTGGAGATACCTGGCGAGCGCGGTTACGTCTTCGCGCCAGAGGCCGGCGTCTTCGAGCCCTTCCATGCCAATGGAACCTGGGTGAAAAAGGACCAGCCGGCGGGACGCATTCATTTCGTCGACAATCCGACACGCGCCCCGCTCGATCTTGCCTACGGCCAGGACGGCATTCTCTATGGCCGGCGACATCCCGGGCGGGTCGATCCCGGCAATTGCTGTCTTGTCGTCGCCGCGCCCTACCAGAAGGATCTCACATGA
- a CDS encoding threonine ammonia-lyase → MIDLDDVRDAARRIDGYVRRTPLLPATQLRNPVCPGSLHLKLECLQPSGSFKARGAANKLLASDPKDVERGLVAASGGNHGLAVARSASLKNVPATIFLPENVQAEKVDKMRRWGAETVIGGANFDEANAGAHAHVERTGALYFHSFADPLIVAGQGTVGLEIIDDLPDVETVVIAVGGGGFITGAAVALKALKPSIRIIGVEPVGSPTLHASLKAGHVVTLDQVTSNVPTMACQRSDERLFALTRQVVDEVVLIEDAAMEAAAKQLWFEFGLAADSSGAAAMAALATGSIPTRDDEIVCAPVCGAGLPPL, encoded by the coding sequence ATGATCGATCTCGACGACGTTCGCGACGCAGCCCGACGGATCGACGGCTATGTCCGGCGCACGCCCCTCTTGCCGGCAACGCAGCTTCGCAATCCCGTCTGCCCGGGCAGCCTCCATCTAAAGCTCGAATGCCTGCAGCCTTCCGGCTCGTTCAAAGCGCGCGGGGCCGCCAACAAGCTCCTCGCCTCCGATCCGAAGGATGTCGAGCGCGGCCTGGTGGCGGCGTCGGGCGGCAATCACGGCCTCGCCGTCGCCCGCAGCGCGAGCCTCAAGAACGTCCCGGCCACCATCTTCCTGCCGGAAAACGTTCAGGCCGAGAAAGTCGACAAGATGCGTCGCTGGGGCGCCGAGACGGTGATTGGCGGCGCCAATTTCGACGAGGCCAATGCCGGCGCACATGCTCATGTCGAGAGGACCGGCGCACTTTACTTCCACTCCTTCGCCGACCCCCTGATCGTCGCCGGCCAGGGAACCGTCGGCCTGGAGATTATCGACGATCTTCCAGATGTCGAGACGGTGGTCATTGCCGTCGGCGGCGGCGGGTTCATCACCGGGGCCGCCGTGGCGCTCAAGGCGCTGAAACCCTCGATCCGGATCATCGGAGTGGAGCCGGTCGGATCGCCGACGCTCCATGCCTCGCTCAAGGCCGGGCATGTCGTCACCCTGGATCAAGTCACCAGCAACGTGCCGACGATGGCATGCCAGCGGAGCGACGAGCGGCTGTTTGCGCTGACGCGGCAGGTCGTCGACGAAGTGGTCCTGATCGAAGATGCCGCCATGGAAGCGGCGGCCAAGCAGCTCTGGTTCGAGTTCGGTCTCGCTGCGGATTCGAGCGGGGCGGCCGCGATGGCAGCGCTTGCGACCGGCTCCATTCCGACGCGGGACGACGAGATTGTCTGCGCGCCGGTTTGTGGCGCCGGCCTGCCGCCTCTGTGA
- a CDS encoding DUF192 domain-containing protein, whose protein sequence is MAVRLVSFFVSLVLFAAGAVAQGATEPLTIKSAKGTHTFEVELALTQQERSRGLMYRREVPRGTGMLFDFGSDRPITMWMKNTYVPLDMVFIGSDHKVQSIAKETTPLSETTIASERPVRFVLEVAGGTADRLHIRPGDQVSGKAIERN, encoded by the coding sequence ATGGCCGTCCGGCTGGTCTCTTTCTTCGTCAGTCTCGTTTTGTTTGCGGCAGGCGCCGTCGCGCAAGGCGCGACAGAGCCGCTCACCATCAAGAGCGCCAAGGGCACGCACACCTTCGAGGTAGAGCTCGCTCTCACCCAACAGGAACGATCTCGCGGTCTCATGTATCGCCGGGAGGTGCCACGCGGGACCGGCATGCTCTTCGATTTCGGCTCCGATCGCCCGATCACCATGTGGATGAAAAACACCTATGTGCCACTCGACATGGTGTTCATCGGGTCCGACCACAAAGTGCAGAGCATCGCCAAGGAGACCACGCCCTTGTCTGAGACGACGATCGCCTCTGAGCGGCCGGTGCGTTTCGTGCTCGAGGTCGCTGGTGGGACGGCGGACCGGCTTCATATCCGGCCGGGCGACCAGGTTTCCGGCAAAGCGATCGAGCGAAACTGA